A window of the Sporosarcina sp. FSL K6-2383 genome harbors these coding sequences:
- a CDS encoding MIP/aquaporin family protein, with the protein MTPFLGELIGTMILIIFGAGVVGGVLMKDSKAEGAGWIVITLGWGLAVTMGVYAVGNFSGAHLNPAVTIGLASIGEFPWADVPNYIFAQMTGAILGAIIIYFQYLPHWGKTEDQGAKLAVFATSPAVRHPLSNLTSEMIGTFVLLLGLLMIGANEFTEGLNPLIVGALIVAIGMSLGGTTGYAINPARDLGPRIAHFFLPIEGKGSSDWSYAWVPIVGPILGGAFGALFYQQFFTGVNSVAFWVVGAVVLAVLLGAQFTLKKEAAVVVKQRVAKGA; encoded by the coding sequence ATGACACCATTTTTAGGGGAATTAATTGGTACAATGATTTTAATCATCTTTGGAGCGGGTGTAGTCGGCGGAGTGTTAATGAAAGATTCGAAGGCTGAGGGTGCTGGCTGGATAGTCATTACACTTGGATGGGGGCTTGCTGTGACGATGGGTGTTTACGCAGTCGGAAACTTCAGTGGAGCTCATTTGAACCCAGCGGTTACAATTGGATTGGCATCTATCGGAGAATTCCCATGGGCTGATGTACCAAATTATATATTTGCACAGATGACGGGGGCTATTTTGGGAGCCATAATCATTTATTTCCAATACCTACCGCATTGGGGCAAGACAGAGGACCAAGGAGCCAAACTAGCAGTATTTGCGACATCACCTGCAGTCCGTCATCCGTTATCCAATTTAACAAGTGAAATGATTGGTACGTTTGTCTTGCTATTAGGTCTTTTGATGATTGGTGCGAATGAGTTCACAGAAGGATTAAACCCGTTAATTGTTGGTGCACTTATTGTTGCGATTGGTATGTCACTGGGCGGAACAACTGGCTATGCGATTAATCCAGCACGTGATTTAGGACCAAGGATTGCTCACTTCTTCTTACCGATTGAGGGTAAAGGATCATCGGACTGGAGTTATGCATGGGTACCTATCGTAGGACCAATTCTTGGCGGTGCGTTTGGTGCGTTGTTCTATCAACAATTTTTTACAGGTGTTAATAGTGTTGCGTTTTGGGTAGTTGGAGCTGTTGTGTTGGCGGTACTATTAGGTGCACAATTTACGCTTAAAAAAGAAGCGGCAGTAGTTGTAAAGCAAAGAGTTGCGAAAGGCGCATAA